The following are encoded in a window of Solibacillus sp. FSL R7-0668 genomic DNA:
- the uvrA gene encoding excinuclease ABC subunit UvrA — MKNTEIVVQGARAHNLKNIDVTIPRDKIVVVTGLSGSGKSSLAFDTIYAEGQRRYVESLSAYARQFLGQMDKPDVDTIEGLSPAISIDQKTTSRNPRSTVGTVTEIYDYLRLLFARIGKAYCPTHGIEITSQTVEQMVDRIMEYPERTKIQLLAPVIEGKKGTHVKLLEDLKKQGYVRIRLNGELRDLDDHIELDKNKKHTIEVVIDRVVMKEGIESRLSDSIEAALKIAEGRVLVDVMEHEELLFSEHHACPHCGFSIGELEPRMFSFNSPFGACPSCDGLGSTVKADIDLVVPDWELSLLENAIAPWESVSSMYYPQLLASVCRHYEIPMDVPVKDIPKAKMDKILYGSGKEKIHFEYTNDYGSMHKKDIEFEGVIPNIERRFKDSSSDYVRDSMQKFMTEQPCRSCKGHRLKPETLAIKIQGQNISEATRYSIQEMYDFFSSVELTEKEKQIAKLIIREVIERLRFLLDVGLNYLTLARAAGTLSGGEAQRIRLATQIGSRLTGVLYILDEPSIGLHQRDNDRLIATLESMRDLGNTLIIVEHDEDTMMAADHLIDIGPGAGVHGGQIIAQGTPKQVMKNKNSITGQYLSGKKFIPLPQERRASDGRKIKIKGASENNLKNVNVEIPLGQFIAVTGVSGSGKSTLVNEILYKSLASKLNRAKVKPGAHKSIEGLEQLEKVIDVDQSPIGRTPRSNPATYIGVFDDIRDVFAMTNEAKVRGYKKGRFSFNVKGGRCEACRGDGIIKIEMHFLPDVYVPCEICHGKRYNRETLEVKYKEKNIADILEMTVEDALEFFGNLPKIQRKLQTIVDVGLGYVKLGQPATTLSGGEAQRVKLASELHRRSNGKSFYILDEPTTGLHADDIARLLKVLQRLVENGETVLVIEHNLDVIKTVDHIIDLGPEGGDGGGTILATGTPEQIAEVKESYTGHYLKPILARDRARMADKIELAKQKS, encoded by the coding sequence GTGAAAAATACAGAAATCGTTGTACAAGGTGCACGTGCACATAACTTAAAAAATATTGATGTCACAATTCCACGCGATAAAATCGTTGTTGTGACAGGTCTTTCTGGCTCGGGCAAATCTTCATTAGCATTTGATACGATTTATGCGGAGGGGCAGCGCCGTTATGTCGAGTCACTATCTGCATATGCCCGCCAATTTTTAGGACAAATGGATAAGCCAGATGTCGATACGATTGAAGGGTTGTCACCAGCCATTTCGATTGACCAAAAGACGACAAGCCGCAACCCGCGCTCAACAGTGGGGACAGTGACAGAAATTTATGATTACCTGCGATTACTCTTTGCACGTATCGGTAAGGCCTATTGTCCAACACATGGCATTGAGATTACATCGCAAACCGTTGAACAAATGGTGGATCGCATCATGGAATATCCGGAGCGTACGAAAATTCAGCTGCTAGCGCCCGTCATTGAAGGCAAAAAGGGCACACATGTCAAGCTGCTAGAGGACTTGAAAAAGCAAGGCTATGTGCGCATTCGATTAAATGGCGAGCTCCGTGATTTAGACGACCATATTGAGCTCGATAAAAATAAAAAGCATACTATTGAAGTTGTGATTGACCGTGTTGTCATGAAAGAAGGGATTGAATCACGCTTAAGTGACTCGATTGAAGCCGCACTGAAAATTGCAGAGGGTCGCGTGTTAGTTGATGTGATGGAACATGAGGAGCTTCTCTTTAGTGAGCACCATGCTTGTCCGCATTGTGGCTTTTCCATTGGCGAGCTGGAGCCACGTATGTTTTCTTTCAATAGTCCATTTGGTGCGTGCCCGTCTTGTGATGGGTTAGGTAGCACGGTGAAGGCAGACATTGATTTAGTTGTGCCGGATTGGGAGTTGTCGCTGCTCGAAAATGCGATTGCACCTTGGGAATCGGTATCGTCGATGTACTATCCACAGCTACTTGCATCAGTTTGCCGTCATTATGAGATTCCAATGGACGTGCCAGTGAAGGACATTCCAAAGGCGAAAATGGATAAAATATTATATGGATCAGGCAAGGAAAAAATCCATTTTGAATATACCAATGATTATGGCAGCATGCATAAAAAGGATATTGAATTTGAAGGGGTCATCCCGAATATTGAGCGCCGATTCAAAGATTCCTCTTCGGATTATGTCCGTGATTCGATGCAAAAATTTATGACGGAGCAGCCATGTCGATCTTGTAAGGGACATCGCTTAAAGCCTGAAACATTAGCGATAAAAATCCAGGGACAAAATATTTCAGAGGCAACGCGCTATTCGATTCAAGAAATGTATGATTTCTTTAGTTCGGTGGAGCTAACGGAAAAAGAAAAGCAAATCGCTAAGCTAATTATCCGTGAAGTGATTGAACGCTTACGATTTTTACTAGATGTGGGCTTGAACTATTTAACATTAGCGCGTGCTGCGGGGACCTTGTCAGGTGGAGAAGCACAACGTATTCGTTTGGCGACGCAAATTGGCTCGCGTTTAACAGGTGTGCTCTATATTTTAGATGAGCCGTCGATTGGCTTGCACCAAAGGGATAATGATCGACTCATTGCGACGCTTGAAAGTATGCGTGATTTAGGGAATACGCTCATTATCGTCGAGCACGATGAGGATACGATGATGGCGGCGGACCATTTAATCGATATTGGACCAGGTGCGGGTGTCCATGGTGGACAAATTATTGCACAGGGAACACCAAAGCAAGTAATGAAAAATAAGAATTCCATTACGGGGCAATATTTAAGTGGCAAGAAGTTCATTCCATTACCACAGGAACGTCGTGCATCTGACGGCCGGAAAATTAAGATTAAAGGGGCTTCGGAAAATAACTTGAAAAATGTCAATGTCGAGATTCCACTGGGGCAATTTATCGCAGTAACAGGTGTTTCGGGGTCAGGGAAATCGACATTAGTCAATGAAATTTTATATAAGTCCCTTGCGTCGAAATTAAATCGTGCCAAGGTGAAGCCGGGTGCACATAAATCGATTGAAGGGCTAGAGCAGCTTGAAAAGGTTATTGATGTTGACCAATCGCCAATCGGTCGTACGCCGCGTTCGAATCCTGCAACCTATATCGGGGTATTTGATGATATCCGAGATGTATTTGCGATGACGAATGAGGCGAAAGTGCGCGGCTATAAAAAGGGTCGTTTCTCATTCAATGTGAAGGGGGGGCGCTGTGAAGCATGTCGCGGTGATGGCATTATTAAAATTGAAATGCACTTTTTACCGGATGTGTATGTACCTTGTGAGATATGTCACGGGAAACGCTATAATCGTGAAACATTGGAAGTGAAATACAAAGAAAAAAATATTGCTGACATTTTAGAGATGACAGTGGAGGATGCGCTAGAATTTTTCGGCAACTTACCAAAAATCCAGCGTAAACTGCAAACGATTGTCGATGTGGGGCTAGGCTACGTGAAGCTGGGGCAACCGGCTACAACGCTTTCTGGTGGTGAGGCGCAGCGTGTGAAATTAGCATCCGAATTGCATCGACGCTCAAATGGAAAATCCTTTTACATTTTAGATGAACCGACAACAGGTCTTCATGCGGATGATATTGCACGCCTCCTAAAAGTGTTGCAGCGCTTAGTAGAAAATGGTGAAACGGTGCTAGTCATTGAGCATAATTTAGACGTCATTAAAACGGTCGATCATATTATAGATTTAGGTCCAGAAGGTGGCGATGGGGGTGGTACCATTTTAGCAACAGGTACACCTGAGCAAATTGCAGAAGTGAAGGAAAGCTATACCGGCCATTATTTGAAGCCTATTTTAGCACGTGATCGAGCACGTATGGCCGACAAAATCGAACTAGCAAAACAGAAATCATAG
- a CDS encoding DUF4097 family beta strand repeat-containing protein: MQEQRKRILQLVENGTITADEAIVLLEKLSDKNESTPPPVQPVVPLAKQKEDEPVFKAEPVEEAQEQRKTTGFEDIFGKSFNDKEFNKKMDDFMGDIKKDLSQFSTRMTGIVGAALSKLKDLDIDTPFGEKVEFSKTYAYPAMDVRSIELDIANGKIDVIQTMDDLITIHVQGKTVLKGTEEETIAHITESLVAKTDDKLMIKSENKLTQLKVQLAIPKKHYDVFIARLLNGGITVANLDAKLIKARTYNGAIRIEHTQFDHAELQTSNGAVDARTVKGADLEIETGNGRIYVDGELKEVEAESMNGHVVVTTTSAEAHKIKARALAGSVEIYVPKTVALDGQIFSNFGKADVGLIDVQLYEEEEQFLLKSVRFTKELEGAKLLKLSGESRTGTVLVRYTLQ; the protein is encoded by the coding sequence ATGCAAGAACAACGAAAACGCATTTTACAATTAGTAGAAAACGGTACAATTACAGCTGATGAGGCCATTGTTTTATTAGAAAAGTTATCAGATAAAAACGAATCCACTCCGCCACCAGTACAACCAGTTGTGCCGCTAGCTAAGCAAAAAGAGGACGAGCCGGTATTTAAAGCGGAGCCGGTTGAAGAAGCACAAGAGCAACGTAAAACGACAGGATTTGAAGATATTTTTGGCAAGTCATTTAATGATAAAGAATTTAATAAAAAAATGGATGATTTCATGGGCGATATTAAAAAGGATTTATCGCAATTTAGCACGCGCATGACCGGCATCGTCGGCGCTGCATTATCGAAATTAAAGGATTTAGATATCGACACGCCATTTGGGGAAAAGGTAGAATTCTCGAAAACTTATGCGTACCCGGCGATGGATGTAAGAAGCATTGAGTTAGATATCGCCAATGGGAAAATTGATGTCATTCAAACGATGGATGATTTAATAACGATTCATGTTCAAGGCAAAACCGTACTGAAGGGAACGGAAGAAGAAACCATTGCGCATATTACCGAATCATTAGTTGCCAAGACGGATGATAAACTAATGATTAAGTCCGAAAACAAGCTAACCCAGCTAAAGGTACAGCTCGCGATTCCGAAAAAGCATTATGACGTATTTATTGCACGATTACTAAATGGTGGCATTACCGTAGCGAATTTAGATGCGAAGTTAATTAAAGCGCGTACTTATAATGGCGCAATCCGAATCGAGCATACGCAATTTGACCATGCCGAGCTACAAACGAGCAATGGTGCTGTAGACGCGCGTACTGTAAAGGGTGCTGATTTAGAAATCGAAACAGGGAATGGTCGAATTTATGTCGATGGGGAGTTAAAAGAGGTCGAGGCAGAATCGATGAATGGTCATGTCGTAGTGACAACTACGAGTGCCGAGGCCCATAAAATAAAGGCGCGTGCATTAGCAGGTTCAGTCGAAATTTATGTACCAAAAACGGTGGCATTAGACGGTCAAATTTTCTCGAACTTCGGCAAAGCAGACGTCGGCTTAATCGATGTGCAGCTCTATGAGGAAGAGGAGCAATTCCTACTGAAATCTGTGCGCTTCACAAAGGAGCTAGAAGGCGCAAAGCTATTAAAATTAAGTGGTGAATCACGTACAGGCACCGTGCTCGTTCGTTATACATTACAATAA